The window CATAAACTGTGAGGTGGTGGGCGTGTCTGTGGACTCTCACTTCACCCACCTAGCATGGATCAACACGCCACGCAAGGTTCTCTACCTCATTTCAATAATTATTCAGTAACAAAGCCACGGATCCAAAGCtactctgtgtcttttttttccttcattcttTGATGTCAGCTATAAAAGAGCATTTTATTAAATGACTGACCTGCGGATACCTGAAACAAGTTATGATCAACAGTATTAGCAGCAGTAATTGTGTCACTGTAAATCTAACAGGTTTTGTTTAATGGTGTTTTGTCAGACTGGAGGCTTGGGCCACATCCACATCCCCCTACTGTCTGACCTCAACAAGCAGATCTCTAGAGACTACGGGGTGCTGCTGGAGAATCCAGGCATTGCACTTAGGTACGTTCGTTATGTGCTCTATGTGATCTATTCACAACTGCCATTACAGGACATGGAAACCGCACTATACAATTTTGATAGTTGATagtgttgaaaaatgtaatttccaaCACAATTTACAGGTTTATCACTGCCTTGATTATGTATTTAGATGTAAAGTTTATTTGCACAGAGATGCAGAGTTATTATGACATACTGGTaaatacagtgaagaaacaCATAAAAGACAAACCATTAGAGACGGGGGCCTGTGTGATAAGAACCCTAAAGGATCTGTCGCTGAACTAGTTATGTTGTTACAATTACCATTACTGCTGCGATTATTGCAGGCgtcaacctccggttctgccaagtgaagccaaaatggaagtctatgagaaaatgactctacttctctcttgatttattagctcagtaaacattgtgaacatgagtttatggttgcaatctttagtttcaagtcttcttcaatacagcatgatgttcatgtAGACTAGAAAGCAGCGCAGGCTTCAGGGCGGctcactgtgattgacaggtggctaccgctaccagagccgtatatcatcaaactcaaggcttcaaaacagcagtccacaaaccagtgggtgacgtcacgatgactacgtccacttcttatatacagtccgTGGATTATTATGGCTTACATCACTTCTGTCTGCCACGTCTTTTTATGGAGACCTTTAGATAGTATTGGCTTGTTTTTATATGGTATCATAATGTTGTTTCAGGACCGTTTGAGTAAAATAGAAAGGTGTTGGTCACCTATACTTACGCACAGCATTTTGGTGAATTTGCACAATGATGGTGCACAGTGTAATAATCACACACGACCCCGGCAATACCGAAATACAGAAGATGAAGCTAATGCATATGGCTACTGAATAAAAGTAGGAGATGTTGGATTTTGGAAGGATAACCTTATTGAAGCACAAAGATAACTTAGAGTCGCTGCTATTTATTTGGTATCTATTATATTTCCATAGAACTACTGCTGGTACTAATGATACCACTGTGACTGTTGCTATTTCTATCCTACGTATATTTCCTACGGtactgattttgttttgctttcatttttttattgcctgTATTAAAAAtctttacaatattttttgtctgtttcacatcaatatatttttgggggttCTTTGTTTTGTAGAAAACTTCAAAACTGTTGTTTAGAAAGATGCTTGATAATTGCTGACTTTCTCGTATCATTTGTCCCTCAGGGGCCTGTTTGTCATTGATACAAACGGCGTGGTGAGACACATGAGTGTGAACGACCTTCCAGTAGGTCGTTGTGTAGAAGAGACGCTACGTTTGGTTAAGGCATTCCAGTTTGTGGAGACCCATGGTGAGGTGTGTCCGGCCAGCTGGACCCCTGAGTCCCCAACGGTGAGTTCTTTATATCTCTGATTGAACCTCTGATCTGTAACCGTTTCTCAAACACTAATGTTATTGCCTTTTCAACTGAATCATTACTCAGATGAAGTGTCCCTGTTCAGTATTCTGTCAGTGGAAGTTTATTCTGTGTAACTGTTTGCTTTTCAGATCAAACCAACCCCAGAAGGATCCAAAGAGTACTTTGAAAAAGTCAACTGAAGAAGAAGTTCACAACTCGTACACCTAAAAAATATCTAAACTATTAGTGTATTgtttatacatgtatttattcagaTACAGTTGAATAAATCTATTCTTTGTAAATGGAAGCTCTTTGTTTGATGGATGTACCAGATAGTAGTCTATATTGTAAGCAGGGCATCAAAGTAACTGACCtaaaactgttttattcatgGCTGTTTATTTTCCTGATGGATTAACTGATTTTAATTGACCTTCTCTTTGACAATCTGCATAAAGCATACGTTGAactgtctgtgtggagtttgctcTGTTCTCCCCATGTCAGTGTAGATTTCCTCTGGTTTCTCCGACAGTCCAAAGATATGCAACTGAAGTTATTTGATTACTCTAAATTGGAGTTTGAGCGGATGAATGGTTAACTCTCCCTGTGCCAGCCCTGTGATGGACTGGCGATGGATCGATGAAAATCGATCGACAAATGCAAGGGAATAATATACGGGAGGAACACGggatgtttattttattctttgggaaataatttgtcaaaaacagtcatagtatgtagaaaaaaagtctttaaaaagtaaaagtataggaatttgaagaaagtcataaaaaagtcacagcatATTATGtctaaaagtcatagtatagcatttcaaaaaagtcataaaaaagaaacggcatagtattttgaaaaaaaaaaagaatggaacaGCTAGTAggaaaaagttttgaaaatgtcGTAGTATAGTTAGTATTTTAAAGTCATGGAGAATATAGTTCTTTTTTCCAATAGCTCACCTGATAAAACATATGTTTCATCTTTAAATCCTGAATCAGAAAAACAGGTTTGAATCCAACCAATCACATCTCCTCTAGGTCCCCTGGATCTCACCATTCACTATCTAGAATTTAGAGTTTATTATGTcgaaagaaatgaagaaaaagtcatagtatagtatgtcaaaaaaaattcatagtacaATATGTCactaaaagtcataaaaagagtTATAGTATAGGATTTAGAAAAAGTCATATGTctttaaaagtaatgaaaaagtaatatagtatgtcaaaaaaaaagtaaaaaaatgtcgATGTGAGtgagtatagcatgtcgataaaagtcatagtatagtatgtcttttaaattcattaaaaagacAGTATAGGATAttgaaataagtttaaaaaacattatagtatagcttgtcgaaacAAGTCATAGTCATGAATGTCATATGTCTTTAAAATCAATAATGGAGTCGGAAagatgtcatagtatagtatgttgagaaaagtagtaaaagaaagtcagtataacatgtcgaaaaaaagtcatagaaaatcatcgtatagtatgtctttagaagtcgtaaaaaagtcattgtatagtgtCTTTAAAACTCAGGGTGTGATCTAGAATATAGCACTGCTAAATATTAGCTGACCTGCTTCAACAACTCTGTCTTCCTCAAACATTGACTCAGAATTACAAGTTCGAAATCCAATCTATCCCAACTGCTTTAAGTCCTCTGGTTCTCACCATTCACTatctatatattatagtatactGTGTCAAAAGAAATCACAGTGTAGTATcttgaataaagtcatgaaaaagtcaaagtacactatgtcaaaaaaagtcatggtatattaagtcgaaatagtttttttaaaagtcctAGTTTTGTtcgtcaaaaagtcatagtatagtatgtcgttaaaattcataaaagtcataatatagcattaTCAAAACAAGtctttaaaaagttatagttttttttaaaaggcataaaaaaagtatagaatgtcggaaaaaaacagtaaagtatgttgagaaaagtaaaaaaaaaatcatagtacacTACGTCGAAGAAAGTAATGGTATATTATGtcgaattaaaaaaaaaagtcatagtatagtttgtcaaaaaagtcatagtatagtatgtcgttaaaattaataaaaagacagaatagcatgttaaaaaagtcataggatcctatgttgaaaaaactcataaaaaccCACACATGATCCATAAGTCATAGCATAGGGTATCAAAAAACGTCCTAAAAgattcatggtatagtatgtcaaaaacttaAAAATTTTTACTTGAGGAAAGACCATAATTCCTCAAAACTTTTGAGTAAGAGGACACTTATTACTTTACAATCATGCCaaagaattatatattttaatagttCAAGATATTCTATTGTCCTGATTTCTCCAAACAAATCATTCATACACAATCCTAcaacagaagtttaaaaaatacagacatcagatttatttgtaatgtttacaAAATTTGTAATATAATTGGATCATCACAAAAGGAGTGTTAAAGCATGAAATCAAAGGAACCGGTGCATTCAgtgaagaaaaatatttcagGTTTTGTTTAGTCAGAGTAGAAGTGAAAAAGAAGACGTTAACATTAGGAcacttgacatactatactatgactttttgtaactttttacaacatattttacTATGATTTTTCAACAGATTATACTCTGACTTTATTCAAAATACTATGTTATggctttttaatgacatttttagacattCTATCCtatacattttgacatatttacTAAGgcttttcacttgttttttctaaatattataCTGAGTTTTTCCgacataaaatacttttttatgtcaaaaaagccaCATACTAGGacttcatgacttttttcaacataatattacatacatgtttcagacatactttattattactttttttattactaaatTGAACATACAacactataactttttataacattttatatgtactatgactttttcaagactttttttctacagactatactataactatttaatacatttttcaacattctatatcaagacttttttgtttttttttagaaaaacaatcCTTGTACTTTTTGGCATgatgtattatgacttttttcaacatgcaatactatgacttcattactttttatgacatgctatactatgaatatttatgacttttcaagGTGCTATACCATTACATTTTcatgagttttttcaacatgctatccagggcttttttgtattttttctaccTAATATATGATAGAGCTTTATTAATCCTGAAAGGAAATTCAGCAAAACACaatggaataaaaatataaatatatatgaacaaaagaataaaaatgattaagtgtaaaataaataatactggCACCATTGATGAATAGAATACAATAGCAATGagagtaaggtaaataaataaaggaaacaatgttaaaaacaacaaaaaaggattaaataCAAGAGTAAAAATTGTATGAGAAGTAATACTAACACCAGTGCCTTACCATACTAcgaatatctttttttactttcgATATGCTCTCCTATGGCTTTTTATTACTTGTTCTACCCACTATAgtatgcactttttaaaaaaatgccatgCTATTGTTACAGGTACCATTGGTACCAAGTAGACAGATGATAGTTTttgtaatattactttttaacGACTTCTACAACATACTCTACTATATTTTTCAGTCATTCTATACCAATATCTTTACCAAAAAATTACGTAATTTCACTGTTGCAGTTTCCTGCTGTGTGCAGACGGTAGGGCACCTTAGTGAGAGGTGAGAGATTTGTGACAATAGTGTATGAGAGGCTGTGGCAAAGATGGATGACAAATGAATCCCCGCCGAGGTAATTGATGACATCAAAGTACACTAATTACTGTTTATTAGAATTACTTAAAAACTCATTTTGAATTGCCGTTGGTGCTTATTTCCAACAAACCCAACAATGAATGTCTTCAATGTTAGTTATCCATTGATCCGTGTTGACAGGAGTTGTTATAGTTAGCCGTTAACTCCGTCTACGGAGAGGATGTGATGCTCATTAATGGTGTTGCTGACCGAGCATGTGGGTAAAAGTGCTGATCTCTGAGGCCACGCACAACTCAAAAACATGACATTCACCCCTTTCTCGTATCAACcagaataatgaataaatgtgtggATTACCATTTTGAACACTT is drawn from Anoplopoma fimbria isolate UVic2021 breed Golden Eagle Sablefish chromosome 6, Afim_UVic_2022, whole genome shotgun sequence and contains these coding sequences:
- the prdx3 gene encoding thioredoxin-dependent peroxide reductase, mitochondrial, coding for MAATIGRLLRTSANVAVGGLKVTAASQRGASGAARILTAPSLQRTCFSTSTSRWSPAVTQPAPAFKATAVHNGEFKEMSLDDFKGKYLVLFFYPLDFTFVCPTEIISFSDKASEFHDINCEVVGVSVDSHFTHLAWINTPRKTGGLGHIHIPLLSDLNKQISRDYGVLLENPGIALRGLFVIDTNGVVRHMSVNDLPVGRCVEETLRLVKAFQFVETHGEVCPASWTPESPTIKPTPEGSKEYFEKVN